TCACCAACATTGCCCGTGGCAGCAGTTTTAATAAGTGTGTCCACCGTTTTTTCAACGAATTCATCAGATACCACAATGACTAAATACCTTCTTTGTATGTCCGTGGTACTGTAGGTGATACCCCGATATACATGGCCCTGCTTTTCATTGCCAACTCCTGTTACATCCCAATAACTGAAAAAGTTGACCTCAATTTCATGAAGCGCTTTTTTCACCTCATCAAATTTTGATTTTCGAATAATTGCCTCGACTTTTTTCATAATTGATTTTTGGTTAAAGTGTCAAATATATGTGAATAGAATCCTAACCCTATATTTTTTTAGGATATGGAATTGATTTTTACGAAGTATTTTGAAAAGAACCCTATAAAATTAGGGGTATGTAAATTTTTTGTAAATTTTTTTGTGAATTTCGATAACTTAAACGACAGTATTGGTCCTTTTAGTTGAGGATAATGTGGTGAAATAGGTTTATCGGATACTTTTTTTGCAATAAAAAGTATAAAAAGATGAAAAGAATGAAAATAACGTGCCTCAAAACAATCTAGAAAGCCAAAGGCCGAGAGATACTGCCAATATACCCGTAATGATGCTTAAAATGGCGTAAATGGAAAAGTGAAGTATTTCCCCGGATTTCAAGAGGGAGTGCTTTTCAAATGCAAAGGCCGAGAAAGTGGTAAAGCCACCACAAAAGCCAGCGACCAATAACAACATCTGATTTTCGGTAAGCAGCTTTCCTTTGGTGAACAGCCCCATTACCAAACCAATTAGTAAACAACCAATGATGTTTACCAGGAAAGTGCCCAGAAAGAAATTTTTAAGAAAAGGATTGAGGGCTTTGGACATTAGAAATCTAAGGGCGCTACCGACACCACCACCCAAAAAGACTAAAAAAACTTGTTTCATGCCCTAAAACTAAGGACTAAACGGCTTTCTTGTACTTGGTTTCAGAAATTTCCGTAGGGGGGAATTTGATGATATTGTCGTCGGAATGTTTCTGAAACTTCTTTTTAAAGCCATCCATGGCACCATTTACACTGAATATTAGTAAAGCCCCATTGACAGCCATTAAAACAAATAAAATGCTGAAAAATGTTATCATTCTTTGGTTAGATTAACACTACAAAAGTACGTCTTTTCCTATTTCATACGAGAGAAAAGCAAGGATTGTTGTAAAAATCTTAATTTTTGTGGTGTATTCAATATAAATGTTAATTTTTGAGAAGGTGTTTAATTATAAAGAGAAAAACCACAAAACCGATAAAGGTCAATACTACCAATTTTACCCCTTTGTAATTCTTTTGGTGTAACTTTTTATCCTTTCGATACATAAAAAACAAAATGATCGTAAATCCAAGAATAAATAAAATGGCAAAAATGGTTTGACCCGTGGAGAACATACTTTTTCTTATTTTTCGCAAAACTAACCCAATTAATGAATTTTATGAAACAGAAATTGGATGCGGTCAAAGCATTTCATCAGGCATTTGGACTAGGGGTTCTCAATGCACCCAAGGCAGATTTGGGATTGGACAAAATAAAACTGCGATTTAATTTAATGGATGAAGAGAACGAAGAGTATCTGGAAGCTGCGCAAAAGGGGGATTTGGTCGAAGTGGCGGATGCGTTGGGGGACATGCTCTACATTCTATGCGGGACAATCCTGGAGCACGGTCTTCAGTACAAAATCGAAGCTGTTTTTAACGAAATCCAACGAAGCAATATGAGCAAATTGGGAACCGATGGCAAACCCATTTATAGGGAAGATGGCAAAGTGATGAAGGGCCCCAATTATTTTGAACCCAATATTTCCGAAATATTGGAAAACTAAAAAGGGGATAACCCCCCTTTTTGCAACGTTATTTTAGCATACACGGTACCGCCAACCGAACTTGTCCTCGGCTCTATTATATTGAATATCCGTAATCTTGGTCTTTAACGTAGAGGCATAGCTGTGCTCCAGTTCGGGTAATACATATTCCTCTCCCTTATATCCAAATGCCGAAATTGGGGATATAACGGCAGCGGTGCCCGCCCCAAACATTTCTTTCAAAGCTCCGTTCTCGGCGGCTTCAACTACTTCGGAAACCTTAATTTTTCGTACTTCCGTTTCAATGCCCATATCTTCGGCAAGCTCCAAAATACTTTTTCTGGTAATCCCGTCTAAAATGCGGTCGCTGGTGGGCGCCGTAAGCAAGGTGTCATTTATCCTAATAAAAATGTTCATGGCCCCTGCTTCCTCTATATACTCATGGTTATGGTCATCTGTCCAAATAACCTGTTGGTAACCTTGGTCCGTTGCCAATTTTGTTGGATAAAATTGTGCTGCGTAATTTCCCCCTGCTTTTGCATATCCAACACCACCGTTTGCGGCCCTGGCGTATGTTTCTTCAATGAGTACCTTTACCTTTCCCGAGAAATAGGCCCCTGAAGGCGCAAGGGCAATCAGAAACTTATATTCATCGGCAGGGGAGGCATGTAGTCCGGTTCCCGAGGCAAACATAAAAGGCCTTACATATAAGGAACTTCCAGGGCTTTGGGGTATCCAATCTTTTTCCAATTCCAATAAGGTGGTCAGGCCCTCCATAAAGTACTCTTGCGGCAGTTCGGGTATGGCCATTCTTTCCGCGGATTTGTTGAGCCGGGCATGGTTGTCCTTTGGTCGAAACAACCAAACTTGTCCTTCCGGGTCCTTGTAGGCTTTCATTCCTTCAAAAATGGATTGCCCATAATGAAAGATTTTTGAGGCAGGGTCCAATGCAATGGGCTGGTAAGGAATGATTTTTGGAACGCTCCATGTTCCATTTTTATAATCAGACACCAACATATGGTCTGTATAGACGCTTCCAAAGGAAAGGTTGTTGAAATCGACCTCGTGGATCTTGGTTGTGGTCGACTTTTCTATAGCGATATGTTTAGATTGTACCTCCATCTACGTATTTTTGCAATGTTAAAATTAGCGAATTTCACTGCATTTTGTGGGGAATGGGCTTATAAATTCAAACAAATGTTAAAGACCGATATTTTTTTACGCAAATCCATTTTTTTTAACATTTTTCTTGTGATTTTGTTGTCTTCCGGGACTACGGGGGTCATTGCACAGGATTATAATACCTACGGTTCTTCTTTTGACGTTGGGGAAGACGTGAAGAAATCCTCAAAAGTATTCGAAAATATGGAGGTTTCCGACCCGTTACAATCCCAGCTAACTGGGGTCATTACTGAAGTTTGTCAGGCCAAAGGCTGTTGGATGAAGGTAGATTTGGTGGATGGAAAGGAGGTCTTTGTCAGGTTTAAGGATTATGGATTTTTTGTCCCAAAGGATGTTGCTGGAAAGGAAGTTATTTTGAATGGAGTTGCCTTTGTGGAGGAAATGACGGTGGAAGACCAGAAGCACTATGCCGAGGATGAAGGCGCAACCCAAGAAGAATTGGCAAAGATTACAAAGCCCAAACAGACCCTTAGGTTTGAAGCGGATGGCGTGCGGATAGCCAACTGATTTTGAAACGTAAGATCATTGTCACCGGAGATGGTTCCAAAACCATTCATATAGAAGATTGGAACGAACAGTACCATTCCAAGCACGGCGCTATCCAAGAAGCGTACCATGTCTTTCTAAAGCATGGACTATTTGCATTGGAACGGTCCCAAGTTTCCATTTTGGAAATAGGCTTTGGTACGGCCTTAAATGCTTTGATTACCTATTACGAAGCACAGAAGAACGGATTTACCATTGATTATGTGGGTGTAGAGGCCTTCCCTGTTTCCCATGGGGAAATTACCCAATTGGATTACGTTTCCCAGTTGGGGGAAAATCAGTTAAGGCCAATCTATGAAAGGATGCATGATTCCCCATGGGGGGAAACCATTGTGCTCAGTCCTTTTTTTAGTTTGACAAAACAACAAAAGGATTTTTTTGAAGTGGAAGATAACGCATCGTTCAATCTTGTTTATTTCGATGCTTTCGGGCCAAGGGTACAGCCCAAACTTTGGACGGCGGAACTATTCGGGAAAATGTACCGGGCGTTGCAGACCAACGGTATCTTGGTTACGTATTCGGCCAAAGGTAGTGTACGAAGAAATCTGGAAGAAGTAGGTTTTTCTGTGGAGCGTTTACCAGGACCGCCAGGAAAAAGGGAAATGCTCAGGGCGGTCAAGATCTAACGAGCTTTCCATCTTTTTGGGATTGGCCAGTACCTTTTGCCAAGGTTGGCCCAAAAGTTCAACAAGACTGTTAAATTGCTTTTAATACTTGGAAATCAGACAATTCAAAGCTTTACATTTGTAAAAAAATTAGCATGAGGGTATTGATTACGGGCGCCACGGGATTAGTGGGGAAAGCCATAGTAGCGGAGCTAAAGCAAAGGGATATCCCAATTAATTATCTTACTACACGGGAAGATAAAATCCTTAAGGAAGGGAACTATCAGGGATATTTCTGGAACCCCTCCAAAGGTGAGATTGACAAAAATGCGTTCAAGGGAGTAACGGCGATCATCAACCTTGCCGGGGCAACAATTTCAAAAAAATGGACCGCTTCCTACAAAAAAGAGGTGCTCGAAAGTAGACTGAATAGTCTAAGAACCTTAAAAAAGGGATTGCAGGATTCCGGCAATGATACAGTGGAAGCTTTTGTTTCCGCTTCCGCCATTGGCATATACCCATATTCCCTGACTACATTTTATGAGGAAAATGAAACCGAGGTCGATACTAGTTTTTTGGGAGAAGTAGTAGCGGCCTGGGAAAAGGAAATCGATACTTTTCAATCATTCAATTTTAAGGTGTCCAAAATTAGAATTGGATTAGTACTATCCAACCAAGGAGGTGCCTTGCCAAAAATGGTTGCCCCTGTGAACAATTATGTGGGTGCGGCCTTTGGTTCAGGTGAACAATGGCAATCGTGGATTCATATTCAGGATTTGGCAAGAATGTTCCTGTTTGTTCTGGAAAATGGATTAAAAGGGACTTTTAATGGGGTGGCACCTAACCCGGTCACCAATGCAAAACTGACCAAGGAACTGGCCAAGGTGCTGAAAAAGCCCTTGATTATGCCAAATGTTCCCAAAATAATGATGGAACTGGTTTTGGGGGAAATGGCCTATTTGCTCTTTGCAAGTCAGCGGGTGAGCAGCAAGCGGATAGAAAAGAAAGGATTCATTTTCAATTATAAAAACATCTGTAGTGCTTTGGAAAGCTTTTATGGTGGTGAAGAATGCCAGGAAGAGGCTACAAAACCATCATATGAGGGAAATTATGGTTAGATTTTTGTCCCATGATATGAAAACCGCCGAATAGGCGGTTTTTTTTATGTAATCCTGTGACATTTTGACATTTATTTAGGGAATGGCAGTACTTTTGCCGGCTCATATTCGAGTTTAAAGTAGATAAGCACATGAGTAAAAAAAGTAAGGTTCAGGAAGTGGATGAAACCGTTGAAGAACAACAATCCGTGGATGCGACTGAGCTTGACCGGGAAGAAGTTTCCAACGAAGGGGCAATAGACGAAGAACTTTCGGAAGAAGAGCAACTTCGCGAGGAACTTGCCAAGGAAAAGGACAAATTTTTACGTCTTTTTGCAGAATTTGAAAACTTTAAAAAGCGAACCTCCAAAGAACGGATGGAGCTTTTTAAAACTGCGGGACAAGAGGTAATTGTATCCTTACTTCCCATTATGGATGATTTTGACCGGGCACTTAAGGAGATTGCAAAGACCAAGGAAAAAGAATTGCTCAAAGGTGTGGAACTGATCAATACCAAGTTTAGGGAAACATTGAAATCCAAAGGTTTGGAAGAGGTTGAAGTAGGGGAGGGCGACACTTTTGATGCCGAAATACACGATGCCGTAACCCAAATTCCGGCACCAAATAAAAAATTGCAGGGTAAGGTGATCGATGTGATTGAAAAAGGTTATAAGCTTGGCGATCGTATCATACGTCACCCAAAAGTTGTGGTTGGGAACTAAAGAATTATGAAAGAGGATTTTTACGATATACTAGGTGTCCCCAAAGGAGCTTCGGCGGCTGAAATAAAGAAGGCCTATCGAAAAAAGGCTTTGGAATACCACCCTGATAAGAACCCTGGTGATGCCAAGGCAGAAGAAATGTTCAAAAAAGCTGCGGAAGCCTATGAGGTATTGAGCGACCCTGACAAAAAGGCCAAATACGATCAGTTTGGCCATGCTGCTTTTGAAGGTGGTGGTTTTGGTGGTGGCGGTATGAACATGGAAGATATTTTCAGTCAATTTGGAGATATTTTTGGCAGTGCCTTTGGTGGTGGGTTCGGTGGTTTTGGTGGTTTTGGCGGTGGCCAGCGCCGTGTAAAGGGCAGTAACCTTAGAATTCGTGTGAAACTTACCCTGGAAGAAGTGGCCAATGGTGTGGAGAAAAAGGTAAAAGTGAAGCGCAAGCTACAAGCAGAAGGGGTTACTTACAAAACTTGTGGAACCTGTGGGGGAAGTGGTCAGGTGACCAAAATCACAAACACCATTTTGGGCCGAATGCAAACGGCAACAACCTGTAGTACATGCGGTGGGACAGGACAAGTAATTGACCATAGGCCCAGTGGGGCGGATGCCCAGGGACTAAAGATCGTTGAAGAGACCGTTTCCATAAAAATTCCCCCGGGTGTGGAAGATGGAATGCAGCTCAAAGTTTCCGGAAAGGGCAATGGTGCCCCAGGGAATGGAGTGGCAGGGGATTTATTGGTGGCCATAGAGACCGAGGATCATCCCACGTTAAAGCGGGAAGGCGACAACCTTCACTATGATCTGTACATCAGTATTTCCGAAGCCGTATTGGGCAGTTCCAAAGAAATAGATACCGTTGGTGGCAAAGTCCGAATTAAATTGGAATCCGGAATACAATCCGGTAAGATTCTTAGACTACGGGGGAAGGGTATCCAAAGCTTGAACGGATACGGCAGTGGAGATCTGTTGGTGCACGTTAATGTATGGACACCCAAGGAGTTGACCCGTGAACAACGTGAGTTTTTTGAACGTATGCAAAGTGATGACAATTTTGTGCCAAAACCCGAGAAATCCGATAAATCCTTTTTTGAAAAGGTCAAGGATATGTTCTCATAGGAATACTATTAAACAAAAAATCATTTTGTTCAGCGAAAAAACGTATATTTGACCTTGATACTGTAGACCAGTATCTAATTTTCTTTTTCATAGCAATTTTTTTCCCATCCTTAAACCTTTAAGGGTGGGTTTTGCTTTTAAGGGCAAAACGCTAATTACAAATTGAAGAACCCCGAACAGAACTACGATTCAAGGGTTATACTATATTTTAAATGTTCACAAATGATGGCGGATAGGTAGTTTTTGCCAATTTGGATAATACATTACAAAAAATCCACATAATTGTATCTTTGGCAAAAATTTTTGCATGACCCCTATTTTGGTTGCGGAAAACGTTTCAAAGTCCTTTGGAGAACATACCGCACTAAGTAATGTTTCCCTAGATATCCCAAAGAATTGCATTTATGGTCTTTTGGGCCCTAATGGAGCGGGGAAGACTACGCTTATCCGTATCATCAACCAAATTACGTATCCGGATACGGGGCAGGTGTTTTTTGATGGGGAACCATTGGCTCCAAAACATATTGCCACCATTGGATATTTGCCCGAAGAACGTGGACTATATAAAAGCATGAAGGTAGGGGAGCAGGCACTGTATCTGGCACAACTTAAGGGCCTTTCCAAAGTAGAAGCAAAAAAGCGGCTCAAATACTGGTTTGAACGTCTGGAAATAGGCGACTGGTGGAACAAAAAGATCCAAGAGCTTTCCAAGGGGATGGCACAAAAAATACAGTTCATCGTTACCGTGCTCCACCAACCCAAACTGCTCATTTTTGATGAACCGTTCAGTGGTTTTGATCCCATTAACGCCAATAGAATAAAGGATGAGATTTTGGAATTGAAAAAACAGGGTACCTCCATCATCTTCTCAACCCACCGTATGGAATCCGTGGAAGAACTTTGTGAGTACATCACCCTAATCCATAAATCGCATAAAATTTTGGAAGGAAAACTGTCCGATATTAAAAAAGCCCACAAAAACAATGTTTTTAAAGTAGGATTGCAGGTCAATGGACAGGGGGAAGGGATTTTAAAAGAGCTACAGGAGCGGTTTAGAATATTGAACCATGTATTTGATCCAAAGGAAAAACAATTGGACTTTACCCTAAAGCTTCCCTCGGGAGATACTACCGAAGCTTTGGCCCATCTCGCCACCAGGGCAAACATCAATCACTTTGAAGAAACCATTCCTACCGCCAATGATATCTTTATCCAAACCGTTAAAGCAAAGGGTGAATGAACAAACTGGGATTGATTGTCAAAAGGGAATACCTTGCCAAGGTTAGGAACAAATCCTTTGTGGTAATGACCTTTTTAAGCCCCATTTTAATGGTGGGCATGGTGGTTCTTATAGCGTATTTGACCAAAATAAACGACAGTGAAACACATATTGTTTCGGTATTGAACGATAGTCGATACTTTCATGGTGATTTTCTTCCGGGAGAATCGGTTTCGTTCATTGAATTTACCGACATAGCCCTTGAAGAGGCGAAAGATTCCACTTTGGCCCTGCAGTATGATGGTTTGCTTCATATTCCTAAATCCAATAATCTGGAAGATGCTTCCCAAGCGGCTTTCCTATATACCAAGGACAATCCAACCAGCCAGGTATTGAATCGATTGGAGGATATTTTTGAAAATCGTTTACGCAAGGACCGATTGGAAAACCTAGGGGTCTCCTCCAGGGAATTTGCCAGTATCGAAAAGGAATACGAGCTTCGGACCGCTACCTTTAAAGGAGAACGGAACTTAAAGGGAATTAATGAAATAAAGGCATTTATCGGTGGTGGTTTTGGTTACCTTATTATGATGTTCATTATTATTTACGGTGGATTTGTAATGCGCAGTGTCATTGAGGAGAAAACTACCCGGATCATTGAAGTGATCATTTCTTCCGTTAAACCATTTCAACTGATGCTGGGGAAAATCTTAGGGACTTCCTTGGCGGGTGTCACACAATTTGCCATCTGGATTTTTTCCGCTTCGTTGCTCTTATTTGTGGCTTTGCTGTTGTTTGACATCGATATGGCCGCATTGGGCGGTCAAGCAGCGATTTCTCCCAGTGGCATGGAAGGCTTACCATCCATACCGGAAGGGGACGACGATATTCAAAAATATGTGAATGAACTTTTTAAGATTCCCTGGCTC
The sequence above is a segment of the Muricauda sp. SCSIO 64092 genome. Coding sequences within it:
- a CDS encoding TIGR01777 family oxidoreductase — encoded protein: MRVLITGATGLVGKAIVAELKQRDIPINYLTTREDKILKEGNYQGYFWNPSKGEIDKNAFKGVTAIINLAGATISKKWTASYKKEVLESRLNSLRTLKKGLQDSGNDTVEAFVSASAIGIYPYSLTTFYEENETEVDTSFLGEVVAAWEKEIDTFQSFNFKVSKIRIGLVLSNQGGALPKMVAPVNNYVGAAFGSGEQWQSWIHIQDLARMFLFVLENGLKGTFNGVAPNPVTNAKLTKELAKVLKKPLIMPNVPKIMMELVLGEMAYLLFASQRVSSKRIEKKGFIFNYKNICSALESFYGGEECQEEATKPSYEGNYG
- the dnaJ gene encoding molecular chaperone DnaJ translates to MKEDFYDILGVPKGASAAEIKKAYRKKALEYHPDKNPGDAKAEEMFKKAAEAYEVLSDPDKKAKYDQFGHAAFEGGGFGGGGMNMEDIFSQFGDIFGSAFGGGFGGFGGFGGGQRRVKGSNLRIRVKLTLEEVANGVEKKVKVKRKLQAEGVTYKTCGTCGGSGQVTKITNTILGRMQTATTCSTCGGTGQVIDHRPSGADAQGLKIVEETVSIKIPPGVEDGMQLKVSGKGNGAPGNGVAGDLLVAIETEDHPTLKREGDNLHYDLYISISEAVLGSSKEIDTVGGKVRIKLESGIQSGKILRLRGKGIQSLNGYGSGDLLVHVNVWTPKELTREQREFFERMQSDDNFVPKPEKSDKSFFEKVKDMFS
- a CDS encoding ABC transporter permease — its product is MNKLGLIVKREYLAKVRNKSFVVMTFLSPILMVGMVVLIAYLTKINDSETHIVSVLNDSRYFHGDFLPGESVSFIEFTDIALEEAKDSTLALQYDGLLHIPKSNNLEDASQAAFLYTKDNPTSQVLNRLEDIFENRLRKDRLENLGVSSREFASIEKEYELRTATFKGERNLKGINEIKAFIGGGFGYLIMMFIIIYGGFVMRSVIEEKTTRIIEVIISSVKPFQLMLGKILGTSLAGVTQFAIWIFSASLLLFVALLLFDIDMAALGGQAAISPSGMEGLPSIPEGDDDIQKYVNELFKIPWLLLLFSFVIYFVLGYLIYSSIYAAIGAAVDNETDTQQFIFPIILPLMLAIYVGFFSVFSNPHGPIAVGFSLFPLTSPIVMLMRLPGGIGEGGVPLWQLLLSILLLIITFLAIVWLAAKIYRVGILMYGKKPSYKELYKWLKY
- a CDS encoding P-II family nitrogen regulator translates to MKKVEAIIRKSKFDEVKKALHEIEVNFFSYWDVTGVGNEKQGHVYRGITYSTTDIQRRYLVIVVSDEFVEKTVDTLIKTAATGNVGDGKIFVSEVLEAYRIRTGESGYAGIN
- a CDS encoding nucleoside triphosphate pyrophosphohydrolase family protein, which encodes MKQKLDAVKAFHQAFGLGVLNAPKADLGLDKIKLRFNLMDEENEEYLEAAQKGDLVEVADALGDMLYILCGTILEHGLQYKIEAVFNEIQRSNMSKLGTDGKPIYREDGKVMKGPNYFEPNISEILEN
- the mnmD gene encoding tRNA (5-methylaminomethyl-2-thiouridine)(34)-methyltransferase MnmD, whose protein sequence is MKRKIIVTGDGSKTIHIEDWNEQYHSKHGAIQEAYHVFLKHGLFALERSQVSILEIGFGTALNALITYYEAQKNGFTIDYVGVEAFPVSHGEITQLDYVSQLGENQLRPIYERMHDSPWGETIVLSPFFSLTKQQKDFFEVEDNASFNLVYFDAFGPRVQPKLWTAELFGKMYRALQTNGILVTYSAKGSVRRNLEEVGFSVERLPGPPGKREMLRAVKI
- a CDS encoding DUF4920 domain-containing protein, with amino-acid sequence MLKTDIFLRKSIFFNIFLVILLSSGTTGVIAQDYNTYGSSFDVGEDVKKSSKVFENMEVSDPLQSQLTGVITEVCQAKGCWMKVDLVDGKEVFVRFKDYGFFVPKDVAGKEVILNGVAFVEEMTVEDQKHYAEDEGATQEELAKITKPKQTLRFEADGVRIAN
- a CDS encoding branched-chain amino acid aminotransferase — its product is MEVQSKHIAIEKSTTTKIHEVDFNNLSFGSVYTDHMLVSDYKNGTWSVPKIIPYQPIALDPASKIFHYGQSIFEGMKAYKDPEGQVWLFRPKDNHARLNKSAERMAIPELPQEYFMEGLTTLLELEKDWIPQSPGSSLYVRPFMFASGTGLHASPADEYKFLIALAPSGAYFSGKVKVLIEETYARAANGGVGYAKAGGNYAAQFYPTKLATDQGYQQVIWTDDHNHEYIEEAGAMNIFIRINDTLLTAPTSDRILDGITRKSILELAEDMGIETEVRKIKVSEVVEAAENGALKEMFGAGTAAVISPISAFGYKGEEYVLPELEHSYASTLKTKITDIQYNRAEDKFGWRYRVC
- the crcB gene encoding fluoride efflux transporter CrcB, whose amino-acid sequence is MKQVFLVFLGGGVGSALRFLMSKALNPFLKNFFLGTFLVNIIGCLLIGLVMGLFTKGKLLTENQMLLLVAGFCGGFTTFSAFAFEKHSLLKSGEILHFSIYAILSIITGILAVSLGLWLSRLF
- a CDS encoding nucleotide exchange factor GrpE; translation: MSKKSKVQEVDETVEEQQSVDATELDREEVSNEGAIDEELSEEEQLREELAKEKDKFLRLFAEFENFKKRTSKERMELFKTAGQEVIVSLLPIMDDFDRALKEIAKTKEKELLKGVELINTKFRETLKSKGLEEVEVGEGDTFDAEIHDAVTQIPAPNKKLQGKVIDVIEKGYKLGDRIIRHPKVVVGN
- a CDS encoding ABC transporter ATP-binding protein, which produces MTPILVAENVSKSFGEHTALSNVSLDIPKNCIYGLLGPNGAGKTTLIRIINQITYPDTGQVFFDGEPLAPKHIATIGYLPEERGLYKSMKVGEQALYLAQLKGLSKVEAKKRLKYWFERLEIGDWWNKKIQELSKGMAQKIQFIVTVLHQPKLLIFDEPFSGFDPINANRIKDEILELKKQGTSIIFSTHRMESVEELCEYITLIHKSHKILEGKLSDIKKAHKNNVFKVGLQVNGQGEGILKELQERFRILNHVFDPKEKQLDFTLKLPSGDTTEALAHLATRANINHFEETIPTANDIFIQTVKAKGE